Proteins encoded by one window of Chryseobacterium aquaeductus:
- a CDS encoding type 1 glutamine amidotransferase, translating into MKDVRIALLDMNNNQANQGFKNIKEISEAFKRQSEENISIEVFDVRFKNEMPNVDDFDIFISSGGPGNPHREGHEWEDKFADFLDSIYEHNLQNEAKKYLFLICHSFQLASIHWKLGNICKRNSYSFGVMPTHKTHEGEKEFLFKNLPEPFYAVDSRAYQFIEPDLDRFEDLGMKIVAIEKFRPHINFERAVMAIRFSEEIFGTQFHPEANPAGMIENLKDEKNKTAMIENFGIEKYLETIDRMDDKDKILLTQAQILPRFLRFAKKNILKEVDAMA; encoded by the coding sequence ATGAAAGATGTAAGAATTGCTTTGCTGGATATGAATAATAATCAGGCAAATCAGGGATTTAAAAATATTAAAGAAATTTCCGAGGCTTTCAAGCGGCAGTCTGAAGAAAATATAAGCATTGAAGTTTTTGATGTAAGATTTAAAAATGAAATGCCAAATGTAGATGATTTTGATATATTTATTTCATCAGGCGGTCCCGGAAATCCTCATCGGGAAGGACATGAATGGGAAGATAAATTTGCTGATTTTCTAGATTCGATCTACGAGCACAATCTTCAAAATGAGGCAAAAAAATATTTGTTTTTGATTTGTCATTCATTTCAGTTGGCAAGTATACATTGGAAATTGGGAAATATCTGTAAGAGAAATTCTTATTCTTTTGGTGTAATGCCGACGCATAAAACTCACGAAGGTGAGAAAGAATTTTTATTTAAGAATCTTCCGGAACCCTTTTATGCAGTAGATTCCAGAGCTTATCAGTTTATTGAGCCCGATCTTGACCGTTTTGAAGATTTGGGAATGAAAATCGTTGCTATAGAGAAATTCCGTCCGCATATTAATTTTGAAAGAGCTGTGATGGCGATTCGTTTTTCGGAAGAAATCTTTGGAACTCAGTTTCACCCGGAAGCCAATCCTGCGGGTATGATTGAAAATCTTAAAGATGAGAAAAACAAAACAGCAATGATTGAAAATTTCGGAATAGAAAAATATCTTGAAACGATTGACAGAATGGATGATAAAGATAAAATTCTACTTACACAGGCTCAGATTTTACCAAGATTTTTGAGATTTGCAAAAAAAAACATCTTGAAAGAAGTTGATGCAATGGCATAA
- a CDS encoding alpha/beta hydrolase-fold protein, with protein MPHIEHTDYYSNILGTSLKVEITGHFGYPIIMFPTSQGQYTQNHDFHLNSSINWFVEQGKVKLYNIQTIDAWSFYDENISPQQRIRNYEKYVQFLIQEFVPYIQKLHGTHRVAVAGASFGGYHAANFAFRFPDVVSHLFCLSGAFSIRNFMDGYSDELVYFNCPREFVKNDDAWKYKHMHIVLSTSDEDICKDKNVEMANILRAKGIDFWYDEKRWINHDWPLWRMAFPSFIGTFFS; from the coding sequence ATGCCACATATAGAACATACGGACTATTACTCAAATATATTGGGAACAAGCCTTAAGGTTGAGATCACAGGACATTTCGGTTACCCGATTATCATGTTTCCTACCTCACAAGGGCAATATACACAAAATCACGATTTTCATCTGAACAGCAGCATCAATTGGTTTGTTGAGCAGGGAAAAGTGAAATTATACAACATTCAAACCATCGATGCGTGGAGTTTTTATGATGAGAATATCTCGCCTCAGCAAAGAATCAGAAATTATGAAAAATATGTACAGTTTCTTATTCAGGAATTTGTGCCTTATATTCAGAAGCTTCATGGCACTCATCGTGTAGCTGTTGCAGGTGCAAGTTTTGGAGGTTATCATGCCGCCAATTTTGCATTTAGATTTCCAGATGTCGTTTCACATTTATTCTGTTTGTCGGGTGCATTCAGCATAAGAAATTTTATGGACGGATATTCTGATGAGCTTGTATATTTCAACTGTCCGAGGGAATTTGTGAAAAATGATGATGCGTGGAAGTATAAGCATATGCATATCGTTCTGAGCACTTCGGATGAAGATATCTGTAAAGATAAAAATGTAGAAATGGCAAATATTCTCCGTGCAAAAGGTATTGATTTCTGGTACGATGAAAAAAGGTGGATCAATCATGATTGGCCGCTGTGGAGAATGGCTTTCCCAAGTTTCATAGGAACATTCTTTTCTTAA
- a CDS encoding M17 family metallopeptidase gives MNLINKRNKNYTQIFELFTEDTWTKNSKNYNKNISLLFTGKKNEVFIDVKEDSVTYFIGLGKSDLQNFEFQQVAMKFSQSYKKNFQVVPTLILADFITEKQFEEFIKGLFLGTYNYPFEKNHAFWNEKFEFHFGNLSQKKLDNITARTEAICDGQTACQDWLNKPANLKKPEAINAYLKNLAKKNQLQYTSFNRKKCEELGLGAFLSVNQGSAYDASFTILEYKTTVKKAKTFGLVGKCVLFDTGGISIKASDNMHYMKSDMGGATAVIGALIYASKMQLPVNIVAILPITDNAVSENAYLPSDVISAYNGKTIEVLNTDAEGRMTLADGLSYLSKNYKTDVMIDLATLTGSSVRMFGDTCGAMFSNNEELKNLLIKTGDKTNQRLWNLPLWDIWMDDFKSDVADFKNISMKPLGDCIIAAKFLEQFIEGHSNWAHLDIAGVAFGNVGYAKDKAATGYGVQLLADLIENYH, from the coding sequence TCTATTCACAGGAAAAAAAAATGAAGTTTTTATTGATGTAAAAGAAGATTCTGTCACCTATTTCATCGGTCTCGGAAAATCTGATCTTCAGAATTTTGAATTTCAGCAGGTTGCGATGAAATTTTCTCAAAGTTACAAGAAAAACTTTCAGGTGGTTCCTACGTTAATTTTAGCAGATTTTATTACAGAGAAACAGTTTGAAGAATTTATAAAAGGGCTTTTCCTGGGAACTTATAATTATCCTTTTGAAAAAAATCATGCTTTCTGGAACGAAAAATTTGAATTCCATTTTGGAAATCTGAGTCAGAAAAAACTAGACAATATCACCGCAAGAACCGAAGCAATTTGTGACGGACAAACTGCCTGCCAAGATTGGCTCAACAAGCCTGCAAACTTAAAAAAGCCGGAAGCAATCAATGCCTATCTGAAAAATTTAGCCAAAAAAAATCAGCTTCAGTACACCTCATTCAACCGAAAGAAATGCGAAGAATTAGGCTTAGGCGCTTTTCTTTCAGTGAACCAAGGAAGTGCTTATGATGCATCATTCACTATTTTAGAATATAAAACAACGGTAAAAAAAGCTAAAACATTTGGCTTGGTAGGAAAATGCGTATTGTTTGATACAGGTGGAATTTCTATCAAAGCATCTGATAATATGCATTACATGAAATCTGATATGGGCGGTGCTACAGCAGTGATCGGAGCTTTAATCTACGCTTCAAAAATGCAATTGCCCGTAAACATCGTTGCAATATTACCAATTACAGACAATGCGGTTTCCGAAAACGCCTATTTGCCGAGCGACGTAATATCTGCTTACAACGGAAAAACAATTGAAGTTCTCAACACCGACGCAGAAGGCAGAATGACATTGGCAGACGGACTTTCATATCTATCAAAAAACTATAAAACTGACGTCATGATTGATCTAGCAACTTTGACTGGCAGTTCTGTAAGAATGTTTGGCGATACTTGCGGAGCCATGTTTTCTAATAATGAAGAATTAAAAAATTTATTGATTAAAACCGGAGATAAAACTAACCAGAGGTTATGGAATCTTCCGTTGTGGGATATTTGGATGGATGATTTTAAATCTGACGTCGCAGATTTTAAAAACATTTCTATGAAACCATTGGGAGACTGTATTATTGCTGCAAAATTTTTGGAACAATTCATTGAAGGACACTCTAATTGGGCACATCTTGATATTGCCGGAGTTGCCTTTGGAAATGTAGGATATGCTAAAGATAAAGCTGCAACTGGCTACGGAGTACAATTATTAGCCGATTTAATTGAAAATTATCATTAA
- a CDS encoding ATP-grasp domain-containing protein, which translates to MEEKTIVCISCYYKGYDFMDEMKKLGNKIILVTSENLKEKNWPWEAIDEVFYMPEMKPSVWNLEHLVQGFSHIMKTRKVNAVIALDDYDVEKAALIRETFRIPGMGQTTHRYFRDKLAMRQKAKDSGINVPEFTAVFNDQEVENFISKVSAPWVLKPRSEASASGIKKLKTREELLQALEKLGEERHLFLLESFKPGDVYHVDSLTFNKEIVFTSASKYLAPPMEVSHEGGVFRTKTLGRYSDEFKALDEANKKVLLNFGLMNGATHTEFIRGKADGKWYFLETSSRVGGAHIPDLVEASSNINIWREWAKIEDALLRGRHYEVSKPTGYYSGLIVALIKDKEPDYEQFKCEEAVKFIPIDYHVGIVYKSKDSEKVVERLDLAAERIHSHLLNIIPPQDRPTS; encoded by the coding sequence ATGGAGGAGAAAACTATTGTATGCATTTCGTGCTATTACAAAGGTTATGATTTTATGGACGAGATGAAAAAACTCGGCAATAAAATAATCTTGGTAACATCGGAAAACCTCAAAGAAAAAAATTGGCCTTGGGAGGCTATTGATGAGGTTTTTTATATGCCCGAAATGAAACCGTCTGTCTGGAATTTAGAACACCTGGTTCAAGGTTTTTCGCACATTATGAAAACCCGTAAAGTTAATGCTGTCATAGCATTAGATGATTACGATGTTGAAAAAGCTGCATTAATCCGTGAGACTTTCAGAATTCCCGGGATGGGTCAGACAACACACCGTTATTTCAGAGACAAATTGGCAATGCGCCAAAAAGCCAAAGATTCGGGCATTAATGTCCCGGAATTTACTGCAGTATTTAATGATCAGGAAGTAGAAAATTTCATCAGCAAAGTTTCGGCTCCATGGGTATTAAAACCCAGATCAGAAGCTTCAGCATCTGGAATCAAAAAATTAAAAACAAGAGAAGAACTATTGCAAGCCCTTGAAAAATTGGGTGAAGAGCGTCATCTTTTTCTTTTAGAAAGCTTCAAACCGGGTGATGTATATCATGTTGACAGTTTAACTTTCAATAAAGAAATTGTTTTCACCTCTGCATCAAAATATCTTGCTCCACCAATGGAAGTTTCGCATGAAGGCGGCGTTTTCAGAACCAAAACTTTAGGAAGATATTCTGATGAATTTAAAGCGTTGGATGAAGCCAACAAAAAAGTGCTTCTCAACTTTGGCTTGATGAATGGTGCCACACACACAGAATTTATCCGTGGAAAAGCTGATGGGAAATGGTATTTTCTCGAAACATCCTCCAGAGTTGGGGGCGCACATATTCCGGATCTTGTAGAAGCTTCAAGCAACATCAATATTTGGAGAGAATGGGCAAAAATAGAAGATGCACTTCTAAGAGGCAGACATTATGAAGTTTCTAAACCTACTGGTTATTATTCAGGATTAATTGTTGCTTTGATTAAAGATAAAGAGCCGGATTACGAACAATTCAAGTGTGAAGAAGCGGTAAAATTCATCCCTATTGATTATCATGTAGGAATCGTTTATAAATCAAAAGATTCTGAAAAAGTAGTAGAAAGATTAGACCTCGCTGCTGAAAGAATTCATAGTCATCTTCTTAATATTATTCCACCTCAAGACAGACCGACCTCGTAA
- a CDS encoding ATP-grasp domain-containing protein: MAKKVGILFGMEDTYPWAFIDKVNELGKGEIVAEAVTIDKLEQGADYGYAVIIDRISQDVPFYRAYLKNAALNGTYVMNNPFWWSADEKFFNNALMSKLGIPLPNTVLLPSHERPTDTSEKSFRNLKFPHDWDYIFNYVGFPAYMKPHDGGGWKSVYRVESPEDLWDKLSETEQLVMMVQEEIVFQDYYRVYCLGKKYVHIMPYEPRNPHHLRYATTHQTEGKDLEKLLKTIHDYTIKMNEALGYDFNTVEFAVRDGIPYAIDFCNPAPDADRNSVGEENFAWIVENSAKFAIEKAKEYVPGKQNISWGTFVKDSIK; this comes from the coding sequence ATGGCAAAAAAAGTAGGAATCTTATTCGGTATGGAAGACACATATCCTTGGGCATTTATAGACAAAGTAAATGAATTAGGGAAAGGTGAAATCGTAGCTGAAGCTGTAACGATAGATAAATTGGAGCAAGGCGCCGACTATGGATACGCCGTTATCATTGATAGAATTTCTCAGGATGTTCCGTTTTACAGAGCTTATCTTAAAAATGCTGCATTGAACGGAACATACGTGATGAATAACCCTTTTTGGTGGAGCGCAGACGAAAAATTTTTCAACAATGCTTTGATGTCTAAACTTGGCATTCCGTTACCTAATACAGTTTTGCTTCCGTCGCATGAAAGACCGACTGATACATCAGAAAAATCATTCAGAAACTTAAAATTCCCTCACGATTGGGATTATATTTTCAATTACGTTGGCTTCCCTGCGTACATGAAACCTCATGATGGCGGTGGCTGGAAAAGTGTTTACAGAGTAGAAAGTCCTGAAGATCTTTGGGATAAATTATCAGAAACTGAGCAATTGGTGATGATGGTACAGGAAGAAATTGTTTTTCAGGATTACTACAGAGTATATTGTTTGGGGAAAAAATATGTTCATATAATGCCTTACGAGCCAAGAAATCCTCATCACTTAAGATATGCAACAACACACCAAACCGAAGGCAAGGATCTGGAAAAATTATTAAAAACGATCCACGATTATACCATTAAAATGAATGAAGCTTTGGGATATGATTTCAACACGGTAGAATTTGCTGTAAGAGACGGAATACCTTATGCTATTGATTTTTGTAATCCTGCGCCGGATGCAGACAGAAATTCTGTAGGAGAAGAAAACTTTGCGTGGATTGTAGAAAACTCTGCAAAATTTGCGATAGAAAAAGCTAAAGAATACGTTCCTGGTAAGCAGAATATCTCTTGGGGAACTTTTGTGAAAGATTCAATAAAATAA
- the cphA gene encoding cyanophycin synthetase, with protein sequence MKIEKIQALRGPNIWSIRRKKLIQMRLDLEELENFPTNKIEGFRERIEKLIPSLITHRCSEGTHGGFFHRVETGTWMGHVIEHIALEIQTLAGMESGFGRTRETKTPGVYNVVFDYIEENTGIYAAEQAVEIAHALINGNDYDINACIQRLKEIRERVRLGPSTGSIVQEAVSRKIPWIRLGTNSLVQLGYGVNQQRFQATITGNTSSIAVDIACNKELTKRMLHDAAIPVPMGDVITTEDQLQSVINKIGYPIVLKPLDGNHGKGSSINVNDWEVAKIGLEHAQKYSNKVIVEKYITGYDFRVLVINNKMVAAARRVPAHIVGDGEMTVQQLIDKENLDPRRGYGHENVLTEIGIDKDTTELLDNLHYTLESVPQKGEVVYLKSTANLSTGGTSIDVTDMVHPENITMAERISKIIGLDVCGIDIMAENLTQPLKESGGAIIEVNAAPGFRMHLAPSEGLPRNVAAPVVDMLYPQGKPFTIPIIAVTGTNGKTTTTRLISHIVKNNGYRVGFTTSDGIYIQNTMLTKGDTTGPVSAEFILKDPTVEFAVLETARGGILRSGLGFSQCDIGVLTNIKEDHLGLNDIHNLKDLTKVKRVVLDSVKKNGWSVLNAEDEYSMRIINDLPSNVAIFSLDENNEHIKKFAKEGRITCVYEEGFVTIKKGDWKIRIGKAKDFPITMEGKAKFMIDNVLAASLACYLQGFGIEDISNSLRTFIPSAQLTPGRLNIFKFKNFKVLIDFAHNPAGYEAIEDYLKNVESTKKIGIISGVGDRRDEDIRLCGKIAGRMFDHIIIRNEKHLRGRTEEEINGLIIEGMQSSGRNVSYETIPKEIEALKHAMGMAEEGTFITALSDVISNAIDLVQEYQARELLEDGKV encoded by the coding sequence ATGAAAATTGAGAAAATACAAGCTTTAAGGGGTCCTAATATTTGGAGTATTAGAAGAAAGAAGCTGATACAGATGCGTTTGGATCTTGAAGAGTTGGAAAATTTTCCTACAAATAAAATTGAAGGTTTCCGTGAAAGAATAGAAAAGCTGATCCCGTCGCTCATCACACACAGATGTTCTGAAGGAACGCATGGTGGTTTTTTTCACCGAGTAGAAACCGGAACATGGATGGGGCACGTCATAGAACATATAGCTCTGGAAATTCAGACTCTAGCAGGTATGGAATCTGGCTTCGGAAGAACACGTGAAACAAAAACTCCGGGTGTCTACAATGTTGTATTTGATTATATTGAAGAAAATACCGGTATTTATGCGGCCGAACAAGCTGTTGAAATCGCCCATGCGTTAATCAATGGAAACGACTACGATATTAATGCCTGCATTCAAAGGTTAAAAGAAATAAGAGAACGCGTACGTTTAGGACCTTCTACAGGAAGTATTGTGCAGGAAGCTGTCTCAAGAAAAATCCCTTGGATTCGTTTAGGAACAAATTCTTTGGTACAACTAGGCTACGGGGTTAACCAACAGAGATTTCAGGCGACGATTACCGGAAATACAAGTTCGATTGCTGTAGATATTGCGTGTAATAAAGAATTAACGAAAAGAATGTTGCATGATGCAGCAATTCCGGTTCCTATGGGAGATGTTATTACCACGGAAGATCAGCTGCAAAGTGTAATCAATAAAATAGGTTATCCCATTGTTCTTAAACCTTTAGATGGCAATCATGGTAAAGGGTCTTCAATCAACGTGAACGATTGGGAAGTTGCAAAAATCGGTTTAGAACACGCTCAGAAATATTCAAATAAAGTAATTGTTGAAAAATATATTACGGGCTACGACTTTAGAGTTTTGGTGATCAATAACAAAATGGTGGCTGCAGCAAGAAGAGTTCCCGCACATATTGTTGGTGATGGTGAGATGACTGTGCAGCAATTGATTGATAAAGAAAATCTGGATCCTCGAAGAGGATACGGACATGAAAATGTTCTTACAGAGATCGGTATAGATAAAGACACTACAGAATTGCTTGATAATCTTCATTATACATTAGAGTCGGTTCCTCAAAAAGGTGAAGTTGTGTATTTAAAATCAACTGCTAATCTTTCTACGGGTGGTACCTCTATTGATGTGACAGATATGGTACATCCTGAGAATATCACAATGGCAGAAAGAATTTCTAAAATCATCGGTCTAGATGTTTGCGGAATAGATATAATGGCAGAAAACCTTACCCAACCGTTAAAAGAAAGCGGTGGAGCAATCATAGAAGTAAATGCGGCACCAGGTTTCAGAATGCACTTGGCACCAAGCGAAGGTCTACCAAGAAACGTTGCTGCGCCTGTGGTCGATATGTTGTATCCTCAAGGGAAACCTTTTACCATTCCAATCATTGCCGTGACGGGAACTAATGGTAAAACAACAACCACGAGACTTATTTCGCATATCGTAAAAAATAATGGTTACAGAGTTGGTTTCACCACGTCAGACGGTATTTACATTCAAAATACGATGTTGACGAAAGGTGATACTACAGGACCGGTTTCTGCAGAATTTATCCTAAAAGATCCAACAGTAGAGTTTGCCGTTCTGGAAACTGCAAGAGGCGGAATTCTTCGTTCTGGTTTAGGTTTTTCACAATGTGATATTGGAGTTTTAACCAATATTAAAGAAGATCATTTAGGTCTTAACGATATTCATAATCTGAAAGATTTAACCAAAGTAAAAAGAGTAGTTCTAGATAGCGTAAAGAAAAACGGATGGAGCGTTTTGAATGCTGAGGATGAGTATTCTATGCGTATCATCAACGATTTACCGAGCAATGTTGCAATTTTTAGTTTGGATGAAAACAATGAGCACATCAAGAAATTTGCTAAAGAAGGTAGAATAACTTGCGTTTACGAAGAAGGTTTTGTGACCATCAAAAAAGGTGACTGGAAAATCAGAATTGGTAAAGCAAAAGACTTCCCGATCACGATGGAAGGAAAAGCGAAATTCATGATTGATAATGTTTTGGCAGCGAGTTTAGCTTGTTATCTGCAAGGTTTTGGCATTGAAGATATTTCAAATTCTTTAAGAACATTTATTCCGAGTGCACAGCTTACTCCTGGAAGATTGAATATTTTTAAGTTTAAAAACTTTAAAGTTTTAATCGATTTTGCTCACAATCCTGCAGGTTACGAAGCGATTGAAGATTACCTTAAAAATGTGGAATCTACCAAAAAAATCGGGATTATTTCAGGTGTCGGAGATCGTCGTGATGAAGACATAAGACTTTGTGGAAAAATTGCGGGAAGAATGTTTGATCACATTATTATTAGAAATGAAAAACATCTTCGCGGAAGAACAGAAGAAGAAATCAACGGGTTAATCATCGAGGGAATGCAATCTTCAGGTAGAAATGTTAGTTATGAAACTATTCCTAAAGAAATAGAAGCATTGAAGCACGCAATGGGAATGGCTGAAGAAGGTACTTTCATTACTGCTTTGAGCGATGTTATTTCTAACGCAATTGATCTTGTACAGGAATACCAAGCAAGAGAACTTCTTGAAGACGGTAAAGTTTAA
- a CDS encoding carboxylate-amine ligase encodes MHQFTIGIEEEYQIIDLESRDLVSHVSKIIEGGKAVLSENLKHEMHESMIEMETGICQNIQEAQAELTNLRRHLINTAHEQGLRVSGGGTHPFSNWEHNTITNGERYNKIVDDMGDVARGNLIFGLHVHIGIPNREEGVRIQNVMRYFLPHVYALSVNSPFWIGRNTGFRSYRQEIFVKFPRTGIPSYFNSLAEFDSYVDLLVKTGTIDNAKKIWWDLRVHPFYPTIEFRICDMPLRIEETVCLAAIMQSLVAKIYKLHQQNLSFRSYRRLLLNENKWRASRDGIHSHLIDFGKEESVPYADLLKELLEFIDDVVDDLGCRKEVEYAWTILENGTGADRQLKVYKETGDLKKVVDYMISETEYGITHSQSAS; translated from the coding sequence ATGCATCAGTTTACAATTGGTATTGAAGAAGAATATCAGATCATCGATTTAGAAAGCAGAGATTTAGTATCTCACGTTTCAAAAATTATTGAAGGTGGCAAAGCTGTTTTAAGTGAAAACTTAAAGCACGAAATGCACGAATCTATGATTGAAATGGAAACAGGAATTTGCCAAAACATTCAGGAAGCACAGGCTGAGTTGACGAATTTGAGAAGGCACCTTATCAATACCGCACACGAGCAGGGACTTCGTGTTTCCGGTGGCGGAACACACCCTTTTTCAAATTGGGAGCACAATACCATTACAAACGGCGAACGGTACAATAAAATAGTAGATGATATGGGCGATGTAGCTCGTGGAAATCTTATTTTCGGGTTGCACGTTCACATTGGTATTCCTAATCGCGAAGAAGGAGTAAGAATTCAGAATGTGATGCGTTATTTTCTTCCGCACGTTTATGCTTTATCAGTAAATTCACCCTTTTGGATTGGAAGAAACACAGGATTCAGATCATACAGACAGGAAATTTTTGTGAAATTTCCGAGAACCGGAATTCCGAGTTACTTTAATTCTTTGGCAGAATTTGACAGCTATGTAGATCTTCTGGTTAAAACGGGAACGATTGATAATGCTAAGAAAATATGGTGGGATTTAAGAGTACATCCGTTCTACCCTACTATAGAATTCAGAATTTGTGATATGCCATTAAGAATTGAAGAAACCGTTTGTCTGGCAGCCATCATGCAAAGTCTTGTAGCAAAAATTTACAAATTGCATCAGCAGAATTTAAGCTTTAGAAGTTACAGAAGACTATTGCTTAATGAAAACAAATGGCGCGCTTCAAGAGATGGAATTCATTCTCACCTGATCGATTTTGGTAAGGAAGAATCTGTACCATACGCAGATTTGTTGAAAGAATTATTGGAATTTATTGACGATGTAGTAGACGACTTAGGATGCAGAAAAGAAGTGGAATATGCCTGGACAATTTTGGAAAACGGTACGGGTGCAGACAGACAGCTGAAGGTCTATAAAGAAACCGGAGATTTAAAGAAAGTAGTTGATTACATGATCTCTGAGACAGAATATGGGATCACACACAGTCAATCTGCTTCATAA